The following proteins are co-located in the Chloroflexia bacterium SDU3-3 genome:
- a CDS encoding type I polyketide synthase, translating to MDHVHENGKDRSAGASQRSAGDAAHEPIAIIGLGCRFPQANGPQAFWKLLLDGVDTISEIPSTRFKIDDYYDPRPGTPGKMATRWGGFIDEVDRFDNYFFGISPREAETIDPQQRVLLEVSWEALEDAGQIPERLKDVSVGVFMGLCNSDYGNILFDDINGIDLYVSSGSAHSVLSGRLSYALGFQGPSMTVDTACSSSLVAVHLACQSIWTGESKLALAGGVNLIFWPNTYMGFARANMLAPDGRCKFGDASANGFVRSDGAGVVVLKPLAAALEDGDPIYSVIRGSAVNNDGNSGGLLMTPSQPGQEAVFAEAYRVAGITPGDVAYVEAHGTGTSVGDPTEIQALAKVLGQGRREGQPCLLGSVKTNIGHTEGAAGIAGMIKVALALKHGVIPPSLHFNTPNPHIPWDELPVQINTQTSEWPGYTPTPYASVSSFGISGTNAHIVMSALPPAAVKRPEAKRLAPPPDRPTVVHDPAYLLPLSAQSKDALLGLARSYSTFFQEGEKAASLHNICYTASARRTHHDYRLSLVGRSPADFVEQIDLLLSEESEEAKSGTPTSRWIGEKRKKLVFAFSGQGSQWVGLGRRLLVWDPVFRAAIERCDAVMREFVDWSLIDEVMADESQSRLSEVDVIQPFIFATQVALAELWRSWGVEPDAVVGQSMGEVAAAYVAGAISLKDAARIICMRSKIVKNKNGASKGGMMVVGLSLEESKKLIEPYSELVSIGVSTSPVSTVLSGDTDMLDKIMSELDQRNVFCRRIKVDYASHSPQVDPLIPELTEALKDVAPRAGTIPMFSTVTNSITDGSNFDVNYWVHNLRDPVLFSSAIHKLLDDGHEIFLEISPHPVVMSAIEQSLKFLGRSGKVLPSIREGEGRAFMLRSLGELYTMGYPVDWQRLYPAGGEIVPLPAYPWQGEKFWMNPDADAAGDGRRANAKGLLIGQHMHSAQSAGHFLWETSLGLKNFAYLTDHRVQGAIVLPAAAYVEMALSAASEAFGPGSHKVEKVDFEKALFLPEQGSRRIQLIVAPNTLGGASFEFYSMQDSAPGQQPTWTRHAAGLIRVAPVGAIAPSREPEDIAQIRERCAQVIQRPEFYASMDARGLQYGPMFQGVDEIAWQPGEALGKLTMADAVKAEGHGYQVHPALLDVCFQILAGAMLGDADKTGGGTYLPVHLGGIQLYGSPGESGVWGHAFYQSSADMGDDCVEGDVFLLDESGALVMEVRGLRAMKLERSAAASAPKLDDWLYEPRWEQQPLVAPEAAKAAKPGAWMLFADQGGVAQQIKAKLEERGETCVVVSDTVSDGTYLIDPTDADSFAKLVKEALPEGQKGWRGIMHLWSLDAPASESLVLADMQRVNERGSFCVMKLIQALAASGSSVFPKLWVVTAGSQAAGAPGELVSVAQAPLWGLGKVAGVEHPELHCTKVDLSYAPSEIEVDALYAELWGESKEDQVALRGSERYVPRIVRSSADEWMAQREQLTFDDAFRLEITTPGILDNLTLRRFARRKPGPGEVELRVRAAGLNFREVLIAMDMLPPVMKGAMDIGWECAGTVVAVGEGVTDVKVGEDVIGIAAGCFGSYVTTSATLVARKPDRLTAEQAATIPVAFLTAYYALTYLGRMEKGDKVLIHAAAGGVGQAAVQLAKQAGAEIFATAGSDEKRALLRAQGVEHIMDSRSLDFADQVMEITGGRGVDLVLNSLSGDFIPKGLATLAPGGRFLEIGKVDIVKNSQLGMHQLENNISFMTIDLGQMFVTRPDVWARFLREIIALFNAGEIEPLPMRHFPLSQAPEAFRFMAQGKHIGKVVLTMDEDVLPVAPAKNVSFPENATYLITGGAGGLGLSVAQWMVDAGARNLVLVGRSGASAAASEFIAKIEERGANVVVMKADISNTQQVDDLLSEVRRTLPPLKGIFHAAGVLDDGILVQLTPERFKPVMAPKVDGAWNLHTLTLKDELDYFVVFSSCASVLGSPGQANYVAGNSFLDALAAYRRELGLPGMAINWGAWADVGLAIRSDRAQNLDQQGVLPFSPAQGVQLMEKMMQRNPTQIMGVTMDWPKVLAAYNSPMLSVIAAEQQSTGDAAAKRRTDGLTQEKLLQAEPSARRGMVETFLLEQVAKVLRTSSSKLDVNLPLNKMGIDSLMAVELKNRIETAIELSLPVTTLLQGPSVAQLADVLMEQLPADEATAEAAIASEAEVEEMSDEEVDAMLSSMIDDK from the coding sequence ATGGATCATGTGCACGAGAACGGGAAAGATCGCTCTGCAGGGGCTAGCCAGCGCAGCGCTGGCGATGCGGCCCACGAGCCGATTGCGATCATCGGGCTTGGCTGTCGCTTCCCGCAGGCCAACGGGCCGCAGGCGTTCTGGAAGCTGCTGCTGGATGGGGTTGATACGATCAGCGAGATTCCCAGCACCCGCTTCAAGATCGACGACTACTACGACCCACGGCCTGGCACGCCGGGCAAAATGGCCACGCGCTGGGGCGGCTTCATCGACGAGGTCGACCGCTTCGACAACTACTTCTTCGGCATCTCGCCGCGCGAGGCCGAGACGATCGACCCGCAGCAGCGCGTGCTGCTGGAGGTCTCGTGGGAGGCGCTAGAGGATGCGGGGCAGATCCCCGAGCGCCTGAAGGATGTGTCGGTGGGCGTGTTCATGGGCCTGTGCAACAGCGACTACGGCAACATCCTGTTTGACGACATCAACGGCATCGACCTCTACGTCTCCAGCGGCAGCGCGCACAGCGTGCTCTCGGGGCGGCTCTCCTACGCGCTGGGCTTCCAGGGCCCGAGCATGACGGTGGACACCGCCTGCTCGTCCTCGCTGGTGGCGGTGCACCTGGCCTGCCAGAGCATCTGGACCGGCGAGTCGAAGCTGGCGCTGGCGGGCGGTGTGAACCTGATCTTCTGGCCGAACACCTACATGGGCTTCGCACGAGCCAACATGCTGGCCCCGGATGGCCGCTGCAAGTTCGGCGACGCCAGCGCCAACGGCTTCGTGCGCAGCGATGGCGCGGGCGTGGTGGTGCTGAAGCCGCTGGCCGCCGCGCTGGAAGATGGCGACCCGATCTACTCGGTGATCCGTGGCTCGGCGGTGAACAACGACGGCAACAGCGGCGGCCTGCTGATGACCCCCAGCCAGCCCGGCCAGGAGGCGGTGTTCGCCGAGGCCTACCGCGTGGCTGGCATCACTCCCGGCGACGTGGCCTATGTGGAGGCCCACGGCACCGGCACCAGCGTGGGCGATCCCACCGAGATCCAGGCGCTGGCCAAGGTGCTGGGCCAGGGTCGCCGCGAGGGCCAGCCCTGCCTGCTCGGCTCGGTGAAGACCAACATCGGCCACACCGAGGGCGCGGCGGGCATCGCGGGCATGATCAAGGTGGCGCTGGCGCTCAAGCATGGCGTCATCCCGCCCAGCCTGCACTTCAACACGCCCAACCCGCACATCCCCTGGGATGAGCTGCCCGTGCAGATCAACACCCAGACATCCGAGTGGCCCGGCTACACGCCCACGCCCTACGCCAGCGTCAGCTCGTTCGGTATCTCGGGCACCAACGCCCACATCGTGATGTCGGCGCTGCCCCCGGCGGCGGTGAAGCGCCCCGAGGCCAAGCGCCTGGCCCCGCCGCCCGACCGCCCCACGGTGGTGCACGACCCGGCCTACCTGCTGCCGCTCTCGGCGCAGAGCAAGGATGCGCTGCTGGGCCTGGCGCGCTCGTACAGCACATTCTTCCAGGAGGGTGAGAAGGCCGCCTCGCTGCACAACATCTGCTACACCGCCAGCGCCCGCCGCACCCACCACGACTACCGGCTCTCGCTGGTCGGGCGCTCGCCCGCCGACTTCGTCGAGCAGATCGACCTGCTGCTGAGCGAGGAGAGCGAGGAGGCCAAGTCGGGCACGCCCACCAGCCGCTGGATCGGCGAGAAGCGCAAGAAGCTGGTATTCGCCTTCTCGGGCCAGGGTTCGCAGTGGGTGGGCCTTGGCCGCCGCCTGCTGGTGTGGGACCCAGTGTTCCGCGCCGCGATCGAGCGCTGCGACGCAGTGATGCGCGAGTTTGTCGACTGGTCGCTGATCGACGAGGTGATGGCCGACGAGTCGCAGTCGCGGCTCAGCGAGGTGGATGTCATCCAGCCCTTCATCTTCGCCACCCAGGTGGCCCTGGCCGAGCTGTGGCGCTCGTGGGGGGTTGAGCCGGATGCGGTGGTGGGCCAGAGCATGGGCGAGGTTGCGGCGGCCTACGTGGCCGGGGCGATCAGCCTGAAGGACGCGGCCCGGATCATCTGCATGCGCAGCAAGATTGTGAAGAACAAGAACGGCGCGAGCAAGGGCGGCATGATGGTGGTCGGCCTCTCGCTCGAAGAGTCGAAGAAGCTGATCGAGCCGTACTCCGAGCTGGTCTCGATCGGCGTCAGCACCAGCCCGGTCTCCACCGTGCTCTCGGGCGACACCGACATGCTCGACAAGATCATGAGCGAGCTGGACCAGCGCAACGTGTTCTGCCGCCGCATCAAGGTGGACTACGCCTCGCACAGCCCGCAGGTCGACCCGCTGATCCCCGAGCTGACCGAGGCGCTGAAGGATGTCGCGCCGCGCGCTGGCACCATCCCGATGTTCTCGACCGTCACCAACAGCATCACCGACGGCAGCAACTTCGATGTGAACTACTGGGTGCACAACCTGCGCGACCCCGTGCTGTTCTCCTCGGCCATCCACAAGCTGCTGGATGACGGCCACGAGATCTTCCTGGAGATCAGCCCCCACCCGGTGGTGATGAGCGCGATCGAGCAGAGCCTGAAGTTCCTGGGCCGCAGCGGCAAGGTGCTGCCCTCCATCCGCGAGGGCGAGGGCCGCGCGTTCATGCTCCGCTCGCTGGGCGAGCTGTACACCATGGGCTACCCGGTCGACTGGCAGCGGCTCTACCCGGCGGGCGGCGAGATCGTGCCGCTGCCGGCCTACCCCTGGCAGGGCGAGAAGTTCTGGATGAACCCCGACGCCGACGCCGCAGGCGACGGACGCCGCGCCAACGCCAAGGGCCTGCTGATCGGCCAGCACATGCACTCGGCCCAGTCGGCTGGCCACTTCCTGTGGGAGACCAGCCTGGGCCTCAAGAACTTCGCCTACCTGACCGACCACCGCGTGCAGGGCGCGATCGTGCTGCCCGCCGCCGCCTATGTGGAGATGGCGCTCTCGGCAGCCTCCGAGGCCTTCGGCCCCGGCTCACACAAGGTCGAGAAGGTCGACTTCGAGAAGGCGCTGTTCCTGCCCGAGCAGGGCAGCCGCCGCATCCAGCTGATCGTGGCCCCCAACACGCTGGGCGGCGCATCCTTCGAGTTCTACAGCATGCAGGACAGCGCCCCCGGCCAGCAGCCGACCTGGACCCGCCACGCCGCTGGCCTCATCCGCGTGGCCCCGGTGGGCGCGATCGCCCCCAGCCGCGAGCCGGAGGACATCGCCCAGATCCGCGAGCGCTGCGCCCAGGTCATCCAGCGCCCCGAGTTCTACGCCTCGATGGATGCGCGCGGCCTGCAGTACGGCCCGATGTTCCAGGGCGTGGATGAGATCGCCTGGCAGCCCGGCGAGGCGCTGGGCAAGCTGACCATGGCCGACGCGGTGAAGGCCGAGGGCCACGGCTACCAGGTGCACCCGGCCCTGCTGGATGTCTGCTTCCAGATCCTGGCGGGCGCGATGCTGGGCGACGCCGACAAGACCGGCGGCGGCACCTACCTGCCCGTCCACCTCGGCGGCATCCAGCTCTACGGCAGCCCCGGCGAGAGCGGCGTGTGGGGCCACGCCTTCTACCAGTCCAGCGCCGACATGGGCGACGACTGTGTCGAGGGCGACGTGTTCCTGCTCGACGAGTCGGGCGCGCTGGTGATGGAGGTGCGCGGCCTGCGCGCGATGAAGCTGGAGCGCTCGGCGGCCGCCAGCGCGCCCAAGCTGGACGACTGGCTCTACGAGCCGCGCTGGGAGCAGCAGCCCTTGGTGGCCCCCGAGGCCGCCAAGGCCGCCAAGCCCGGCGCGTGGATGCTGTTCGCCGACCAGGGCGGCGTGGCCCAGCAGATCAAGGCCAAGCTGGAGGAGCGCGGCGAGACCTGCGTGGTGGTGAGCGACACGGTGTCCGACGGCACCTACCTGATCGACCCGACCGACGCAGACTCGTTTGCCAAGCTGGTGAAGGAGGCGCTGCCCGAGGGCCAGAAGGGCTGGCGCGGCATCATGCACCTGTGGAGCCTGGATGCCCCCGCGTCCGAGAGCCTGGTGCTGGCCGACATGCAGCGGGTCAACGAGCGCGGCAGCTTCTGCGTGATGAAGCTCATCCAGGCCCTGGCCGCCAGCGGCAGCAGCGTCTTCCCCAAGCTCTGGGTGGTCACGGCTGGATCGCAGGCGGCGGGCGCGCCGGGCGAGCTGGTGTCGGTGGCGCAGGCCCCGCTGTGGGGCCTGGGCAAGGTGGCCGGGGTCGAGCACCCCGAGCTGCACTGCACCAAGGTCGACCTGAGCTACGCGCCCAGCGAGATCGAGGTGGATGCGCTCTACGCCGAGCTTTGGGGCGAGAGCAAAGAGGATCAGGTGGCCCTGCGCGGCAGCGAGCGCTATGTGCCGCGCATCGTGCGCAGCTCGGCGGATGAGTGGATGGCCCAGCGCGAGCAGCTGACCTTCGACGATGCCTTCCGCCTGGAGATCACCACCCCGGGTATTCTCGACAACCTCACGCTGCGGCGCTTCGCGCGGCGCAAGCCCGGCCCCGGCGAGGTCGAGCTTCGCGTGCGGGCCGCTGGCCTCAACTTCCGCGAGGTGCTGATCGCGATGGACATGCTGCCGCCCGTGATGAAGGGCGCGATGGACATCGGCTGGGAGTGCGCGGGCACCGTGGTGGCTGTGGGCGAGGGCGTGACCGATGTGAAGGTGGGCGAGGACGTGATCGGCATCGCGGCGGGCTGCTTCGGCTCGTATGTCACCACCAGCGCCACGCTGGTGGCCCGCAAGCCCGACCGCCTCACCGCCGAGCAGGCCGCCACCATCCCTGTGGCCTTCCTGACGGCCTACTACGCGCTCACCTACCTTGGCCGCATGGAGAAGGGCGATAAGGTGCTCATCCACGCCGCCGCCGGTGGTGTGGGCCAGGCCGCCGTGCAGCTGGCCAAGCAGGCCGGTGCCGAGATCTTCGCCACCGCAGGCTCGGATGAGAAGCGCGCGCTGCTGCGGGCGCAGGGCGTCGAGCACATTATGGACTCGCGCTCGCTCGATTTCGCCGACCAGGTGATGGAGATCACCGGCGGGCGCGGCGTAGACTTGGTGCTGAACTCGCTGTCGGGCGACTTCATCCCCAAGGGTCTGGCCACGCTCGCCCCCGGCGGGCGCTTCCTAGAGATCGGCAAGGTCGATATTGTCAAGAACAGCCAGCTGGGTATGCACCAGCTTGAGAATAACATCTCGTTTATGACCATCGACCTCGGCCAGATGTTCGTGACGCGGCCCGATGTGTGGGCGCGCTTCCTGCGCGAGATCATCGCCCTGTTCAACGCGGGCGAGATCGAGCCGCTGCCGATGCGCCACTTCCCGCTCTCGCAGGCCCCCGAGGCCTTCCGCTTTATGGCTCAGGGCAAGCACATCGGCAAGGTGGTGCTGACGATGGACGAGGATGTCCTGCCCGTCGCCCCCGCCAAGAACGTGAGCTTCCCCGAGAACGCCACCTACCTGATCACCGGCGGCGCTGGCGGCCTGGGCCTGAGCGTGGCGCAGTGGATGGTGGACGCGGGCGCGCGCAACCTGGTGCTGGTCGGGCGCAGCGGCGCGAGCGCGGCGGCGTCCGAGTTCATCGCCAAGATCGAGGAGCGCGGCGCAAACGTGGTGGTGATGAAGGCCGACATCTCGAATACCCAGCAGGTCGATGATCTGCTGTCCGAGGTGCGGCGCACGCTGCCGCCGCTCAAGGGCATCTTCCACGCGGCGGGCGTGCTGGATGACGGCATCCTGGTCCAGCTCACCCCCGAGCGCTTCAAGCCCGTGATGGCCCCGAAGGTGGATGGCGCGTGGAACCTCCACACGCTGACCCTGAAGGACGAGCTGGATTACTTCGTGGTCTTCTCCTCCTGCGCCTCGGTGCTCGGCTCGCCGGGCCAGGCCAACTACGTGGCGGGTAACTCGTTCCTCGACGCGCTGGCGGCCTACCGCCGCGAGCTGGGCCTGCCGGGGATGGCGATCAACTGGGGAGCCTGGGCCGATGTGGGCCTGGCCATCCGCAGCGACCGCGCGCAGAACCTCGATCAGCAGGGCGTGCTGCCCTTCAGCCCCGCGCAGGGCGTGCAGCTGATGGAGAAGATGATGCAGCGCAACCCCACCCAGATCATGGGCGTGACGATGGACTGGCCCAAGGTGCTGGCGGCCTACAACTCGCCGATGCTCTCGGTGATCGCCGCCGAGCAGCAGTCCACCGGCGATGCGGCGGCCAAGCGCCGCACCGACGGCCTGACCCAGGAGAAGCTGCTGCAGGCCGAGCCTTCGGCACGCCGAGGCATGGTCGAGACCTTCCTGCTGGAGCAGGTGGCCAAGGTGCTGCGCACGTCCAGCTCCAAGTTGGATGTGAACCTGCCGCTCAACAAGATGGGTATCGACTCGCTGATGGCGGTGGAGCTGAAGAACCGCATCGAGACCGCCATCGAGCTAAGCCTGCCGGTCACCACGCTGCTGCAAGGCCCCAGCGTGGCCCAGCTGGCCGATGTGCTGATGGAGCAGCTGCCCGCCGATGAGGCCACGGCCGAGGCCGCGATCGCCAGCGAGGCCGAGGTCGAGGAGATGAGCGACGAGGAAGTCGATGCGATGCTCAGCTCAATGATCGACGACAAGTAG
- a CDS encoding PAS domain-containing protein: MLGREHITWRGNGMPAPAIKGANTKTSHPQSNTLTISWSVVQRSKRVHFERVLLFSLCSRAELPELSRRFGPISGRSAQCRAHVPWQGRTIIMTALPYSAQPHSPHGFQQSYKQIARRWYELLGGAPKAATGTEQQLEALLLRACKALQSDAHDDAEPYAIGVKLVELGFHQPDSAKKSAALFQQHAPSLLPMRSESRTLSKLLLFQSAFFEGFASGMRRHILDEQRHITSVFLGRQRQTELYLRTLLTHTPVVLCVIDSAGVISFIAGQALALLKVQPESLIGRSVYDLAYDFPDLIGFIHTSLHGAERTSNVEIRQIRFKVRCIPTRDASHTPTGVIGVAVAEHDQQGASTPDETYEQMFSLLNDIDHATLPRPERQRDMPEPAHLTEPAHLPNDAEAQLAPGERDLLQMLAAGKTNRQISDQMSLSEKAIEKRLTKLYLKLNVKSRTETIAWAITHHLI, encoded by the coding sequence ATGCTCGGTCGAGAACATATCACCTGGCGGGGCAACGGGATGCCCGCCCCTGCCATAAAAGGAGCGAACACCAAAACATCCCATCCTCAATCCAATACCCTAACAATTTCTTGGAGCGTTGTGCAGAGAAGCAAACGAGTTCACTTTGAACGAGTGTTGCTTTTTTCTTTGTGTAGCCGGGCCGAACTGCCAGAGCTATCGCGCAGATTCGGGCCAATCAGCGGTCGCAGCGCGCAATGTCGGGCGCATGTACCCTGGCAAGGTAGAACCATCATCATGACAGCACTACCCTATTCAGCCCAGCCCCATAGCCCGCACGGCTTCCAACAGAGCTACAAGCAGATCGCCCGCCGCTGGTACGAGCTACTAGGCGGCGCGCCCAAGGCCGCCACTGGCACAGAGCAGCAGCTCGAAGCGCTGCTGCTCCGTGCCTGCAAGGCCCTTCAGTCCGACGCGCACGATGACGCCGAGCCATACGCCATCGGCGTCAAACTGGTGGAGCTTGGGTTTCACCAGCCCGACAGCGCCAAAAAGAGCGCCGCGCTGTTTCAGCAGCACGCGCCGAGCCTGCTGCCCATGCGCAGCGAGTCGCGCACGCTCTCGAAGCTGCTGCTCTTCCAGAGCGCCTTCTTCGAGGGCTTCGCCTCGGGCATGCGCAGGCACATCCTCGACGAGCAGCGCCATATCACCTCGGTGTTCCTAGGCCGCCAGCGCCAGACCGAGCTGTACCTGCGCACGCTGCTCACCCATACGCCGGTGGTGCTCTGCGTGATTGACAGCGCGGGCGTGATCAGCTTTATCGCCGGGCAGGCGCTGGCGCTGCTGAAGGTGCAGCCCGAAAGCCTGATCGGGCGCTCGGTCTACGACCTGGCCTACGATTTCCCCGACCTGATCGGCTTCATCCACACATCGCTGCATGGCGCAGAGCGCACCTCCAATGTCGAGATCCGCCAGATCCGCTTCAAGGTGCGCTGCATCCCCACACGCGATGCCAGCCACACGCCCACCGGCGTGATCGGGGTCGCAGTGGCCGAGCACGACCAGCAGGGCGCCAGCACGCCCGACGAGACCTACGAGCAGATGTTCTCGCTGCTGAACGATATCGACCACGCCACGCTGCCCCGGCCCGAGCGCCAGCGCGACATGCCCGAGCCAGCCCACCTGACCGAGCCAGCCCACCTGCCAAACGACGCCGAGGCCCAGCTGGCCCCTGGCGAGCGTGATCTGCTGCAGATGCTGGCGGCAGGCAAGACCAATCGGCAGATCAGCGACCAGATGTCGCTGAGCGAGAAGGCGATCGAGAAGCGGCTCACCAAGCTCTACCTCAAGCTCAACGTGAAGTCGCGCACCGAGACGATCGCCTGGGCGATCACACACCATCTAATCTAG
- a CDS encoding response regulator transcription factor, translating to MSAENPITIVIADDHEVVRLGLQLTIGGEEDMQLVGEAVNGEEAIEIVRKCLPRVVLLDIEMPKMDGIAALSAIRAEHPAMVVLMLTSYRDDARLYAALRAGASGYLLKEMGGGALLAAIRGAARGEPQLHADIARRLMDRVAPPSDPLGDLTLREREVLQYVARGMSNKEVSAALSLTEHTVKGYMRDILSKLGVEDRTQAALLAVRYGLIHPDDLLEAASAA from the coding sequence ATGAGTGCAGAGAATCCGATCACCATTGTTATCGCCGACGACCACGAGGTGGTGCGGCTGGGGCTGCAGCTGACGATCGGCGGCGAGGAGGACATGCAGCTGGTGGGTGAGGCCGTCAATGGCGAGGAGGCGATCGAGATCGTGCGCAAGTGCCTGCCCAGGGTGGTGCTGCTCGATATCGAGATGCCCAAGATGGATGGCATCGCCGCGCTCAGCGCCATCCGCGCCGAGCACCCCGCCATGGTGGTGCTGATGCTGACCAGCTACCGCGACGATGCGCGGCTCTACGCCGCCCTGCGCGCCGGCGCCAGCGGCTACCTGCTGAAGGAGATGGGCGGCGGCGCGCTGCTGGCCGCCATCCGCGGCGCGGCGCGCGGTGAGCCGCAGCTGCACGCCGATATTGCGCGCCGCCTGATGGACCGCGTCGCTCCGCCGAGCGACCCGCTGGGCGATCTGACGCTGCGTGAGCGCGAGGTGCTGCAGTATGTGGCCCGCGGCATGAGCAACAAAGAGGTGAGCGCCGCGCTCTCGCTCACCGAGCACACCGTGAAGGGCTACATGCGCGACATCCTCAGCAAGCTGGGGGTGGAGGACCGCACCCAGGCGGCCCTGCTGGCCGTGCGCTACGGCCTGATCCACCCTGACGACCTGCTGGAGGCGGCGAGCGCGGCCTAG
- a CDS encoding sensor histidine kinase, whose product MPMAQMTLDTAPWRPGAPHYHVLWPLALVVLVDAVAAGWILAIDPPLTQRVSLVVALSTLLTGILLALLRPSMATSLFGCYAVLMAASLGLLPAEVVTAHPPLFLFLMQQNVPLSAILRLTNGVLLAPLLLHLTLYYPRAIRHPRWLMPCVYASTLLLLGLAIAVPPSSQRLGCAVALIILLIMLLGYAAYNLIDATRVSTAAQQHMAQQARLMLLSLVLSLSPIVLRIVGRVIEVEINTDLILLTQLCFPGAVAYTILRHDLFGIDSALRRAMGYTLVSAALVAVYFGLTAALTRLLGQISPPFRIATTIMVLFGAAAVFSPLQQRAQEWIDRTFYPERQIFREAIDATRAQLTLVVSRAEIERLLVHDLPQQIGALRAHLGAGPVGAHQRYEHGWHTELRIGGEVLARYDLDRRASGTSYTEQELQQLDALSQQAALAMAYAATIEELAALNDDLEERVATRSAQLLAQQRALVAQDERQRIARDLHDSVKQTLFSVGLGLHAAHSMLGRNPEQAARAVLAQEELVVRAQRELGELLVQLRTPAEDRADLTAALAACASQIARQHGLAIATRLDQAPLLPSAHVHELRQIVREALHNTAKHSGASSALLWLEAEPHGITITVADEGCGFDPQSAGRATMGLRGMRERAAMVGAALGVASSPGKGTRIIISLRRAV is encoded by the coding sequence ATGCCGATGGCACAGATGACCCTCGATACCGCGCCGTGGAGACCGGGCGCGCCGCACTACCATGTGCTCTGGCCGCTGGCGCTGGTGGTGTTGGTCGATGCCGTGGCGGCGGGCTGGATCTTGGCGATCGACCCCCCGCTGACCCAGCGGGTATCGCTGGTGGTGGCGCTCTCGACGCTGCTCACCGGCATCTTGCTGGCGCTACTGCGGCCCAGCATGGCCACCAGCCTGTTTGGCTGCTATGCGGTGCTGATGGCGGCCTCGCTGGGGCTGCTGCCCGCCGAGGTTGTTACCGCGCACCCGCCGCTATTCCTCTTTCTGATGCAGCAGAACGTGCCGCTGTCGGCCATCCTGCGTCTGACCAACGGCGTGCTGCTTGCGCCGCTGCTGCTGCACCTGACGCTCTACTACCCGCGTGCGATCAGGCACCCGCGCTGGCTGATGCCGTGCGTCTATGCGTCCACCCTCCTGCTGCTGGGGCTGGCGATCGCCGTGCCGCCCTCGTCGCAGCGCCTAGGCTGCGCGGTCGCGCTGATCATCCTCCTGATCATGCTGCTGGGCTACGCCGCCTACAACCTGATCGATGCCACCCGCGTATCCACCGCCGCGCAGCAGCATATGGCCCAGCAGGCCCGGCTGATGCTGCTGAGCTTGGTGCTCTCGCTCTCGCCGATCGTGCTGCGCATTGTGGGTCGCGTGATCGAGGTGGAGATAAACACCGACCTCATCCTGCTCACCCAGCTGTGCTTTCCGGGCGCGGTGGCCTACACCATCTTGCGCCACGATCTGTTCGGCATCGACTCGGCGCTGCGGCGGGCCATGGGCTACACCCTGGTGTCGGCGGCGCTGGTGGCGGTGTACTTTGGCCTCACCGCCGCGCTCACGCGCCTGCTGGGCCAGATAAGCCCGCCCTTCCGGATCGCCACCACGATCATGGTGCTGTTTGGGGCGGCGGCGGTGTTCTCGCCCCTGCAGCAGCGCGCCCAGGAGTGGATCGACCGCACCTTCTACCCCGAGCGCCAGATCTTCCGCGAGGCGATCGATGCGACCCGCGCCCAGCTGACGCTGGTGGTCTCGCGGGCCGAGATCGAGCGGCTGCTGGTGCACGATCTGCCGCAGCAGATCGGGGCGCTGCGGGCGCACCTGGGCGCAGGCCCGGTAGGCGCGCACCAGCGCTACGAGCACGGCTGGCATACCGAGCTGCGGATCGGCGGCGAGGTGCTGGCGCGCTACGATCTCGACCGGCGGGCCAGCGGCACCAGCTACACCGAGCAGGAGCTGCAGCAGCTGGATGCGCTGTCCCAGCAGGCCGCCCTGGCCATGGCCTACGCGGCCACCATCGAGGAGCTGGCCGCGCTCAACGACGACCTAGAGGAGCGCGTGGCCACCCGATCGGCCCAGTTGCTGGCGCAGCAGCGCGCCCTGGTGGCGCAGGATGAGCGCCAGCGGATCGCCCGCGACCTGCACGACTCGGTCAAGCAGACCCTGTTCAGCGTGGGCCTGGGGCTGCACGCCGCCCACAGCATGCTGGGCCGCAACCCCGAGCAGGCTGCGCGGGCGGTGCTGGCCCAGGAGGAGCTGGTGGTGCGCGCCCAGCGCGAGCTTGGCGAGCTGCTGGTGCAGCTGCGCACCCCCGCCGAGGACCGCGCCGATCTGACAGCGGCGCTGGCGGCCTGCGCCAGCCAGATAGCGCGCCAGCACGGGCTGGCTATCGCGACGCGGCTCGACCAGGCCCCGCTGCTGCCCAGCGCGCACGTGCACGAGCTACGCCAGATCGTGCGTGAGGCCCTGCACAACACCGCCAAGCACAGCGGGGCATCCTCGGCGCTGCTCTGGCTGGAGGCCGAGCCGCATGGCATCACCATCACCGTGGCCGACGAGGGCTGCGGATTCGACCCGCAGTCGGCGGGCCGCGCCACCATGGGCCTGCGCGGCATGCGCGAGCGGGCTGCCATGGTGGGCGCGGCGCTGGGCGTGGCCTCGTCGCCAGGCAAGGGCACCCGGATCATCATCAGTCTACGGAGGGCAGTATGA